A genome region from Musa acuminata AAA Group cultivar baxijiao chromosome BXJ3-5, Cavendish_Baxijiao_AAA, whole genome shotgun sequence includes the following:
- the LOC135639054 gene encoding NDR1/HIN1-like protein 6 — MAEQVYASAKPNHNPPQALNGGGGGGQPSFPPTKGQTYGATLPAYRPQPRKPPPRRRRRRGCCCSCCLWITLIVVALVFLAAIAAGVFYLIYHPRRPTFEVGGLRFAAFNVSAAGHITSRLDLNVTARNPNSKIAYLYDAASVSVFSGGVDIGDGSFPAFVQNGKNTTLLATTLSAGAQTLDATAASDLRKKTSLQLEIDVDTKVGVKIGGLKTKRMGIHVRCVGIDVGVPKGKAAAPVASPNADCKVKLRIKIWKWTIS, encoded by the coding sequence atggcggaGCAAGTCTACGCTTCGGCGAAGCCCAACCACAACCCTCCCCAGGCCCtcaacggcggcggcggcggggggcaACCCTCCTTCCCGCCGACGAAGGGCCAGACATACGGTGCAACCCTCCCGGCCTATCGCCCCCAGCCGCGGAAGCCGCCGCCTCGCCGCCGCAGGCGTCGGggctgctgctgctcctgctgCCTCTGGATCACCCTCATCGTGGTCGCCCTCGTCTTTCTCGCCGCCATCGCCGCCGGCGTCTTCTACCTCATCTACCACCCCCGTCGCCCCACGTTCGAGGTCGGCGGCCTCCGCTTCGCCGCTTTCAACGTCTCCGCTGCCGGGCACATCACCTCCCGGCTCGACCTCAACGTCACCGCCCGCAACCCCAACAGCAAGATAGCCTACCTCTACGACGCGGCCTCCGTCTCCGTCTTCTCCGGCGGGGTGGACATCGGCGATGGATCCTTCCCGGCTTTCGTCCAGAACGGGAAGAACACCACTCTGCTTGCCACCACGCTGTCGGCCGGGGCCCAGACGCTGGACGCGACGGCAGCGTCGGATCTGAGGAAGAAGACCAGTCTGCAGCTGGAGATCGATGTGGACACCAAGGTCGGGGTAAAGATCGGGGGACTAAAGACGAAGAGGATGGGGATCCACGTGCGATGCGTGGGGATCGACGTCGGCGTGCCCAAGGGTAAAGCAGCAGCGCCGGTAGCCTCCCCCAACGCGGACTGCAAGGTCAAACTCCGCATCAAGATCTGGAAGTGGACCATCTCCTAG
- the LOC135637837 gene encoding cytokinin dehydrogenase 6-like, with protein MSPQRLSHIPPSFLITLPQGLLELDIADRIYVDPDTTTRFSTDFGRLTRAPPSAVLYPSSPDDIAALVRFSYFSPHPFTVAARGCGHSVRGQALAPGGVVVDMPSLGRGRDDRINVSRGDGSSFWYVDAGGEQLWIDVLHETLKHGLAPRSWTDYLHLTVGGTLSNAGVSGQAFRHGPQISNVYELEVVTGKGEMMRCSHNENPALFYGVLGGLGQLGIITRARIAVEPAPERVRWARLIYTDFVSFTRDQELLISMSEEGFDYVEGSLLMMDHSLIGNWRSSFFSDRDWEKVKLLASQFGAIYCLEGAVYYELATASSVDQKLDSFLKQLSFVPGFAFAKDVSYMAFLDRVHDGEMKLRSMGLWDVPHPWLNIFVPKSRIRDFEIGVFKGILKPNNSMGPVLIYPLKKNKWDEKMSAVIPDEEIFYSIGLLRSAIMGDWEHLDDQNDEILRFCHREGIEYKQYLPHFTAQTDWMKHFGLKWNVFVDLKRRYDPKLVLSPGQRIFASSLIEHVSEQETLFLKLY; from the exons ATGTCTCCGCAGAGACTTAGCCACATACCACCATCCTTTCTGATAACTCTCCCGCAGGGCCTCCTCGAGCTGGATATCGCCGATAGGATCTACGTGGATCCCGACACCACCACACGGTTCTCTACCGACTTCGGCCGCCTCACCAGAGCGCCCCCTTCGGCCGTGCTCTACCCGTCGTCCCCCGACGACATTGCCGCCCTCGTCCGGTTCTCCTACTTCTCACCCCACCCCTTCACCGTCGCCGCTCGAGGCTGCGGCCACTCCGTCAGAGGCCAGGCCCTTGCACCTGGCGGCGTGGTCGTCGACATGCCATCACTAGGCCGTGGCCGCGACGACCGGATCAATGTGTCACGGGGCGATGGGTCCTCCTTCTGGTACGTCGACGCCGGAGGGGAGCAGCTTTGGATCGACGTCCTGCATGAAACGCTCAAGCATGGTCTTGCACCCCGTTCATGGACTGATTATCTCCACCTGACCGTCGGCGGGACTCTCTCGAACGCCGGAGTAAGCGGCCAGGCCTTCCGGCATGGTCCACAGATTTCCAACGTCTACGAGCTGGAAGTCGTCACCG GGAAAGGTGAGATGATGAGATGCTCCCATAACGAGAACCCAGCGCTGTTCTACGGAGTCTTGGGAGGTCTTGGCCAGTTGGGCATCATTACCAGAGCTCGGATCGCCGTGGAGCCTGCACCGGAACGGGTCCGGTGGGCGCGGCTCATCTACACCGACTTCGTCTCCTTCACCCGGGACCAGGAGCTTCTGATCTCGATGTCGGAGGAGGGATTTGAttacgtggagggatcgctgctgatgATGGATCACAGCCTAATCGGCAACTGGAGATCTTCATTTTTCTCGGACAGGGACTGGGAGAAGGTAAAGCTGCTCGCATCCCAGTTCGGTGCCATCTACTGCTTGGAAGGAGCTGTGTACTACGAGTTGGCCACGGCATCTTCGGTTGATCAG AAACTTGACTCCTTTCTTAAGCAGCTGAGCTTTGTCCCCGGCTTTGCCTTCGCCAAAGACGTCTCCTACATGGCTTTCCTCGACAGAGTCCACGACGGGGAGATGAAACTACGTTCCATGGGACTCTGGGATGTCCCCCATCCATGGCTGAACATATTTGTGCCCAAGTCTAGAATACGAGACTTCGAGATCGGGGTGTTCAAGGGCATCCTCAAGCCTAACAATTCCATGGGGCCAGTGTTGATATACCCCTTGAAGAAGAACAA GTGGGATGAAAAGATGTCGGCGGTGATCCCAGACGAAGAGATCTTCTACTCGATAGGTCTGCTGCGGTCTGCGATAATGGGTGATTGGGAGCACTTGGACGACCAAAATGATGAGATACTGAGGTTCTGTCATCGGGAAGGAATCGAGTATAAGCAGTATTTACCTCACTTTACAGCACAGACAGATTGGATGAAACACTTCGGCCTCAAATGGAACGTGTTTGTGGATCTAAAGAGGCGATACGACCCGAAACTAGTATTATCACCAGGCCAACGTATCTTTGCATCCTCGCTTATAGAACATGTCTCGGAGCAAGAGACACTTTTTCTCAAGCTTTATTAG